In one window of Penaeus monodon isolate SGIC_2016 chromosome 36, NSTDA_Pmon_1, whole genome shotgun sequence DNA:
- the LOC119595710 gene encoding uncharacterized protein LOC119595710 has protein sequence MFNWLMLSCLLGFSLAELQDYQVCYKGRSAAENKCMKVDVDRLAMKVHFHMPESDDFDDVETLEDYTVGLAASRVVSQEACYVRRLVKSFEQQVAFIKGHQDDGMRVESDVRVSAVSLDDPEEEIGSDLANFCGDLPVYKLVSEEQTDSVQDRRQVSVTFTRCVLLCFIPTCFTTTLTLPTGGTITFGWFFFG, from the exons ATGTTCAATTGGCTGATGCTCTCCTGCCTTTTGGGCTTCTCCCTGGCTGAGCTTCAG GATTACCAAGTATGTTACAAGGGAAGAAGCGCCGCGGAAAACAAATGCATGAAGGTGGATGTGGACCGCCTTGCCATGAAGGTTCACTTCCACATGCCTGAATCCGACGACTTCGATGACGTGGAGACTTTGGAGGATTATACTGTG GGTCTGGCAGCATCCCGAGTGGTATCCCAGGAGGCGTGTTACGTAAGGCGACTCGTTAAATCTTTCGAGCAACAAGTAGCCTTCATCAAAGGCCATCAGGATGATGGCATGAGGGTTGAGTCTGACGTCAGAGTTTCCGCTGTTTCCCTCGATGATCCTGAGGAAGAGATCGGTTCGGATCTTGCCAACTTCTGCGGCGACCTTCCCGTTTACAAACTGGTGAGTGAGGAACAGACTGACAGTGTGCAAGACCGTCGTCAAGTCAGCGTCACCTTCACCCGTTGCGTCTTGCTGTGTTTCATTCCCACCTGTTTCACCACTACGCTCACGCTTCCCACTGGCGGCACCATCACCTTCGGCTGGTTCTTCTTCGgttaa
- the LOC119595695 gene encoding uncharacterized protein LOC119595695, whose translation MLRIVSLAVTLAVCVARPNQWDDQLGLFPADGGDSQPILPRAVANPTTPNQILDAVLEGAIAYMETLGWCDSKNVQNGESNLPFQVNSDGSSSENFSITKANVTGLCSLRRSKSASFNADQSVLTGSVVVENARANADYTVTFAGVGEAPAQTVSGQVVERVDKLFADIQINLENLVPQNIASYTARSGHDLLESASNLDGNNMKDVHSAGFRKALREIVEKTMSSNVKVQINKSIQDMKNA comes from the exons ATGTTGAGGATCGTAAGCCTGGCAGTGACTTTGGCCGTGTGTGTGGCACGACCCAACCAATGGGACGACCAGCTAGGGCTCTTCCCTGCTGACGGCGGGGACTCTCAGCCCATCTTGCCTCGCGCCGTCGCCAACCCTACCACGCCCAACCAGATACTCGACGCAGTGCTTGAAGGAGCTATCGCATACATGGA AACTCTAGGATGGTGTGACTCCAAAAACGTGCAGAACGGAGAGTCAAACCTGCCCTTCCAAGTTAACTCTGACGGAAGCAGCTCCGAGAACTTCAGCATCACTAAGGCCAACGTGACTGGACTCTGCTCCCTACGCCGCTCCAAGTCCGCTTCCTTCAACGCTGATCAG agtGTGCTCACCGGTTCGGTTGTGGTAGAAAACGCTCGTGCCAACGCCGACTACACGGTAACCTTTGCCGGTGTTGGAGAAGCTCCAGCACAGACCGTTTCTGGTCAAGTCGTAGAGCGTGTGGACAAGCTGTTCGCTGATATCCAGATCAACTTGGAAAACCTTGTGCCTCAGAACATCGCCAGCTACACTGCAAGATCGGGTCATGACCTGCTTGAAAGTGCAAGCAACTTGGACGGCAATAATATGAAGGATGTTCACAGCGCCGGCTTCAGGAAGGCTTTGCGAGAGATCGTGGAGAAAACCATGTCTTCCAACGTGAAGGTGCAGATTAACAAGTCCATCCAGGATATGAAGAATGCTTGA
- the LOC119595697 gene encoding uncharacterized protein LOC119595697, with protein sequence MLRIVSLVVTLTACVARPNQWDDQLGLFPADGGDSQPMLPRAVANPTTPNQILDAVLEGAIAYMETLGWCDSKNVQNGESNLPFQVNSDGSSSENFSITKANVTGLCSLRRSKSGSFNADQSVLTGSVVVENARANADYTVTFAGVGEAPAQTVSGQVVERVDKLFADIQINLLNLVPQNIASYTARSGHDLLETASNLDGNDMKDVHSAGFRKALREIVEKTMSSNVKVQINKSIQDMKNA encoded by the exons ATGTTGAGGATTGTCAGTCTGGTGGTGACTCTGACCGCGTGTGTGGCACGACCCAACCAATGGGACGACCAGCTAGGGCTCTTCCCTGCTGACGGCGGGGACTCTCAGCCCATGTTGCCTCGCGCCGTCGCCAACCCTACCACGCCCAACCAGATACTCGACGCAGTGCTTGAAGGAGCTATCGCATACATGGA AACACTAGGATGGTGCGACTCTAAAAACGTGCAGAACGGAGAGTCAAACCTGCCCTTCCAAGTTAACTCTGACGGAAGCAGCTCCGAGAACTTCAGCATCACTAAGGCCAACGTGACTGGACTCTGCTCCCTTCGCCGCTCCAAGTCTGGTTCCTTCAACGCTGATCAG AGTGTGCTCACCGGTTCAGTTGTGGTGGAAAACGCTCGTGCCAACGCCGACTACACGGTAACTTTTGCCGGTGTTGGAGAAGCTCCAGCACAGACTGTTTCTGGTCAAGTTGTAGAGCGTGTGGACAAGCTGTTCGCCGATATCCAGATCAACTTGTTAAACCTTGTGCCTCAGAACATCGCCAGCTACACTGCAAGATCGGGTCATGACCTGCTTGAAACTGCAAGCAACTTGGACGGCAATGATATGAAGGATGTTCACAGCGCCGGCTTCAGGAAGGCTTTGCGAGAGATCGTGGAGAAAACCATGTCTTCCAACGTGAAGGTGCAGATTAACAAGTCCATCCAGGATATGAAGAATGCTTGA
- the LOC119595696 gene encoding uncharacterized protein LOC119595696 — MLRIVSLAVTLAVCVARPNQWDDQIGLFPADGGDSQPILPRAVANPTTPNQILDAVLEGAIAYMETLGWCDSKNVQNGESNLPFQVNSDGSSSENFSITKANVTGLCSLRRSKSASFNADQSVLTGSVVVENARANADYTVTFAGVGEAPAQTVSGQVVERVDKLFADIQINLLNLVPQNIASYTARSGHDLLESASNLDGNDMKDVHSAGFRKALREIVEKTMSSNVKVQINKSIQDMKNA; from the exons ATGTTGAGGATCGTAAGCCTGGCAGTGACTTTGGCCGTGTGTGTGGCACGACCCAACCAATGGGACGACCAGATAGGGCTCTTCCCTGCTGACGGCGGGGACTCTCAGCCCATCTTGCCTCGCGCCGTCGCCAACCCTACCACGCCCAACCAGATACTCGACGCAGTGCTTGAAGGAGCTATCGCATACATGGA AACTCTAGGATGGTGTGACTCCAAAAACGTGCAGAACGGAGAGTCAAACCTTCCCTTCCAAGTTAACTCTGACGGAAGCAGCTCCGAGAACTTCAGCATCACTAAGGCCAACGTGACTGGACTTTGCTCCCTACGCCGTTCCAAGTCCGCTTCCTTCAACGCTGATCAG AGTGTGCTTACCGGTTCGGTTGTCGTAGAAAACGCTCGTGCCAACGCCGACTACACGGTAACTTTTGCCGGTGTTGGAGAAGCTCCAGCACAGACTGTTTCTGGTCAAGTTGTAGAGCGTGTGGACAAGCTGTTCGCCGACATCCAGATCAACTTGTTAAACCTTGTGCCTCAGAACATCGCCAGCTACACTGCAAGATCGGGTCATGACCTGCTCGAAAGTGCAAGCAACTTGGACGGCAATGATATGAAGGACGTTCACAGTGCCGGCTTCAGGAAGGCTTTGCGAGAGATCGTGGAGAAAACTATGTCTTCCAACGTGAAGGTGCAGATTAACAAGTCCATCCAGGATATGAAGAATGCGTGA
- the LOC119595704 gene encoding uncharacterized protein LOC119595704 translates to MFTWLMLSCLLGFSVAEVQDYQVCYKGSSAAKNRCMKVDVDRLAMKVHFHMPESDDFDDVETLEDYSVGLAASRVVSQEACYVRRLVKSFEQQVAFIKGHQDDGMRVESDVRVSAVSLDNPEEEIGSDLANFCGDLPVYKLVSEEQNESVQDRRQVSVTFTRCVLLCFIPTCFTTTLTLPTGGTITFGWLFFG, encoded by the exons ATGTTCACTTGGCTGATGCTGTCCTGCCTCTTAGGCTTCTCCGTAGCTGAGGTTCAG GATTACCAAGTATGTTACAAGGGAAGCAGCGCTGCTAAAAACAGATGCATGAAGGTGGATGTAGATCGCCTTGCCATGAAGGTTCATTTCCACATGCCCGAATCCGACGACTTCGATGATGTGGAAACTCTGGAGGATTATAGTGTA GGTCTAGCAGCTTCTCGAGTGGTATCCCAGGAGGCGTGTTACGTGAGGCGACTCGTTAAATCTTTCGAGCAACAAGTAGCCTTCATTAAAGGCCATCAGGATGATGGCATGAGGGTTGAGTCTGACGTCAGAGTTTCCGCTGTTTCCCTCGACAATCCTGAGGAAGAGATCGGTTCGGATCTTGCCAATTTCTGTGGCGACCTTCCTGTTTACAAACTGGTGAGTGAGGAACAAAATGAGAGTGTGCAAGACCGTCGTCAAGTCAGCGTAACCTTCACCCGCTGCGTCCTGCTGTGTTTCATTCCCACCTGCTTCACCACCACACTCACGCTTCCCACTGGTGGCACCATAACCTTCGGCTGGCTCTTCTTTGGCTAA